The DNA window TCTAAGCAAGCCTGCTGCCTTTAACCACTctcctcctgaccagcagggggcgacggTAACGAGGAAAACCTCCCCTATAACAGtaagaaacaataataaagcTCTCAATATGTTCCAATGTGTTTTATGTAAGCTTTGATATTAATTATACATTCATTACAAAAACATCCTAAATCTTTGGGGGTCCCCAAAACTTGCGGCCCCGGACTAATGCCTTTCTTAAAGTCTGGCCCTGTCAGCAGCAACATTCATACTTTATCCTCagggttgttttttgtgttttttttttcatgataaTTCCCAGTTGTTGGAGAAAATGGCCGCACCTCTTGTTGTTCTGTCGCAATAACCAGTAAAtgaattgcatgataaattaaaatgagctcaatttccatttttgatttatttttctttttaccgaAAACTAGATGAATAGCCTtctgtctggtgttttggtctcaactaaacctttttttttttttaaaggacaattttgtttacagagacttcataaatcattttattttttatttctgtttttgtttttcatatttaaaatgtcttccaggtccagtgttaaatgtttattagaatttaaagtttgagaatgTGTTCATTCTTTGTTTTGCCATTATATtagttcaaaattattttaaaagaacattaTGGTTTATCACACTAACTTTTGGGATAGTTTATCATTCAGTAAAATTATCTTGACGGTCATACATTTTGCTGGAGAATAAATgatcccagaagttattgcaataaaccatgatattattcttttaatacCATTTTCAACTATGGTAATATAATGGCAATAACAAAATGCatgaacacattctcaaatatcaataaactttaaattctaatgaacatttaaaactggaagtggaagacattttaaatatccaaaataaataaaacaagtaaaaaaatcaaatgaattttgaaggacaaaattgtccttcaaaatatGGCTAGTTGAGACTAAAACACTTGACTCAGTTTTTGgtagagagaaaagagaaacaaatcataataaatcatacaaatggaaatcGAGCTTGTTGTAGTTTATCGtgtgattcatttatttcttatgACAGGTTTACATCtggctttaaatattttatttattaggttATCAGTGTTTTACTTCCTGTTAGGACCAGAAGAAGAGGATGTCTTCCTCTTTGGGTTTCTATTTTCCATCTCCACAACAAAGAGCCTGctgaaaatgattcatttgagtttctgtttcagctttttattttgtcctgtgAGCAGTGGGAGGGTTTCATTGTGTGGCGCAGCAGCTTGATGCAGTCAGACTCCGGTACCGCCTGTAATAAGGTGACTGGTTCGCCATAGCATCGCTACAACTCGCTCATCTGAGGTGCCGCTGCTGGGGGAAGATTTGAGATCAGACATCCTGAAAATAAAGATCAGAAGGAAGAAAACGTATTGATATGACATTGCTTCAGACCCATCTGAACTGCTAAACTACATCTAAATCCATTCTGGTTCCCTTCAGCTCCTGGGAGTTGCATGCccatttagattttcttttcttacaggGATGTTCTGACAatctgttgaaataaaaattaaaaccagaaaatcctAGAAGTTTATTTCTGAATGTGGAGATTTGACATGAAGATTGCTTTGACTGCTGActactttcttttcatttataaCTACTCCTGCACTAGCTTTTCTGTTGTGTCTGCTCTGTTAAACTACACTAGTCCAATGCGAATGTGTTGAGTTTTGTACTTGTTGCTCCATTcaccattcattcatccatccatctcttgAATAACTAGGCAGGGAAGGGAGCGAGTAAAGTTGCTATGTGCTTTTAGCTCACTAGAtactttaaaattataaaaagaaaaatgcagcaacCAATGTCTCAAAgttggtttgggtttttttttctttcggaaataaatggttttaatgTTAACAGGAGAGCTACAGTGAAGAAGTTTTCTGTACTTTTAAGACgtgtttttaatcagttatcTAGAATTTGACAGTTATTTTAACCTGTGCATTATTAGACCGGTACATTACCGCTACCTACTGGATTGGATTGGGGCGTACAGGCTTTGCAGTGGGGGCGAGACCATCTTGAGAATATTTAGGGGGGATTCATGgaactttattatttatctattaTGAATCTGCCGCGGTCACTGATTATATTTGcttaattttctaaatattgtttatcatATTAAATTTGTACCAGTTGTAATAAAAACGAAAAATTTAAGGTTTATACCATCCCTAAACTGTCGCACAATGGTATGACCCAGCCAACATAAGCGCCTAACCGCCACCAACTAACGGTTCTGGTGTTGAAGATTCCCGGAAAGCTCCTCGTCTTTTAAGTCTTCTCGCTCATCGCTTTTTGCTTCGTCCTCGCACGTccagaaaagagagaaaatggtAAGAATAAACTTTTGTTTCGTTTTGACTTTTCACAGGAAGGGAAATTAAAACTGCGTTAATTTTAGCTCTCAAAATTTTCGCGCTCATTTGAACAGAGTGAAATTTATTATCCTCGGTATTATGAGCAAATATTTTCAAGCctgatttaagtaaaaaatgcatttaaaatggtctgagactcttttttttttttttttttttttaaacggtgATAGTGGCTCAAACCAACCGCTAACTGCTGCAATTACCGGTCAGTTGGCAGTTAGCCTAATAGTTATTAAAGGACTTTGGCGCGCATTTAGTATTTGCTCAAATTATTTTTCCTCGGGATATCCTGATGTTttgggagtaaaaaaaaaaaaaaaatcacttttagaAAAAACCTGTCTTTTGACTCCCgccttttttcccttttatttttgcCGGTGTTAAGTTAGAAGTTTCTTCAACTGATATAACGGTCCATTCATCTTTTAAGACAAACGTTTTGGTTCTGCTAACGGGCAATTTAGAACGAATTCCTTAACTCTTTTCAGCCACAGTTTGGACAAAGAGCTTCATTTTCTAAGTACAAAACTATAAACAGTTTGTCAAATATTTCTATCAGTGTAACTGGCTGATCTTCTTAGTTTAGGGTGACTCACAAAGTGATACAGAAAAGGGCTCATCAATAAATTATATCGATTCAGTTAGCTTCATAATGGTtttgtttcccactttgattcCGGATGGCATGTTTCATCTGTGTCccaatttaaaatgaatcttttCTTCCTGTCCAGCGTGAGTGTATTTCCATCCATATTGGTCAGGCTGGAGTCCAGATTGGCAATGCCTGCTGGGAGCTGTATTGCCTGGAACATGGCATCCAGCCAGACGGTCTGATGCCGAGTGACAAGACCGCAGGAAGAGGAGACGACTCCTTCAACACTTTCTTCAGTGAGACCGGTTCTGGAAAGCATGTTCCCCGGGCCGTGTATGTGGACCTGGAGCCCACTGTCATTGGTAAGTCTCACCACTTTCTGGAGAGCATTGAATTAAGCAATTGACATCAAGGATTTGAATAtgtgttaaagtttatttaatgtgtGACTATTTATTTTCCACCCCTCCATAGATGAGGTACGCACTGGGACCTACCACCAGCTATTTCACCCTGAGCAGCTGATTAGTGGTAAGGAGGATGCTGCCAACAATTACGCTCGTGGGCACTACACCATCGGAAAGGAGATCATCGATCCTGTTTTGGATAGGATTCGCAAACTGGTAAGATCATGGAATGAAGTAAATTTCAAATCATCTGAATAGACAGTAAATTTGTGTGATGTGGATTCTGACAACCATTCTCTGTTTTCAGGCTGACCAGTGTAATGGTCTTCAGGGCTTCCTGGTTTTCCACAGCTTTGGTGGAGGCACTGGATCTGGTTTCACCTCCCTGCTGATGGAGCGCCTGTCTGTCGACTACGGCAAGAAATCCAAGCTGGAGTTCTCCGTCTATCCGGCCCCACAGGTGTCCACAGCCGTGGTGGAGCCTTACAACTCCATCCTGACCACCCACACCACCCTGGAGCACTCGGACTGCGCCTTCATGGTGGACAACGAGGCCATATACGATATCTGCTGTCGGAACCTGGACATCGAGCGCCCCACCTACACCAACCTGAACAGACTGATGAGTCAGATCGTGTCCTCCATCACGGCTTCTCTTCGTTTCGACGGCGCGCTCAACGTGGATCTGACCGAGTTCCAGACCAACTTGGTGCCTTATCCACGTATCCACTTCCCTCTGGTCACCTATGCCCCCGTCATCTCTGCCGAGAAGGCTTACCACGAGCAGCTGACCGTAGCTGAAATCACCAACGCTTGCTTTgagccagccaatcagatggtGAAATGCGACCCTCGCCACGGCAAGTACATGGCCTGCTGCCTTTTGTACCGTGGAGATGTGGTGCCCAAAGACGTCAACGCTGCCATTGCCAACATCAAAACCAAGCGCACCATCCAGTTTGTGGACTGGTGCCCCACTGGTTTCAAGGTGGGCATCAACTACCAGCCTCCCACTGTGGTTCCTGGTGGAGACATGGCCAAGGTCCAGAGGGCTGTGTGCATGTTGAGCAACACCACGGCCATTGCAGAGGCCTGGGCTCGGCTCGACCACAAGTTTGATCTGATGTACGCCAAGCGTGCCTTCGTTCATTGGTATGTGGGTGAGGGCATGGAGGAGGGAGAGTTCTCCGAGGCCAGGGAGGACATGGCTGCACTGGAGAAGGATTATGAAGAGGTCGGAACTGATTCTATTGAAGgggagggtgaggaagaaggAGGGGAATATTGAAATGGCCTCC is part of the Xiphophorus hellerii strain 12219 chromosome 9, Xiphophorus_hellerii-4.1, whole genome shotgun sequence genome and encodes:
- the LOC116725234 gene encoding tubulin alpha-1 chain-like, which produces MPSDKTAGRGDDSFNTFFSETGSGKHVPRAVYVDLEPTVIDEVRTGTYHQLFHPEQLISGKEDAANNYARGHYTIGKEIIDPVLDRIRKLADQCNGLQGFLVFHSFGGGTGSGFTSLLMERLSVDYGKKSKLEFSVYPAPQVSTAVVEPYNSILTTHTTLEHSDCAFMVDNEAIYDICCRNLDIERPTYTNLNRLMSQIVSSITASLRFDGALNVDLTEFQTNLVPYPRIHFPLVTYAPVISAEKAYHEQLTVAEITNACFEPANQMVKCDPRHGKYMACCLLYRGDVVPKDVNAAIANIKTKRTIQFVDWCPTGFKVGINYQPPTVVPGGDMAKVQRAVCMLSNTTAIAEAWARLDHKFDLMYAKRAFVHWYVGEGMEEGEFSEAREDMAALEKDYEEVGTDSIEGEGEEEGGEY